The Planococcus antarcticus DSM 14505 DNA segment CATGGTTAGAAAATGCGTATATCCCTTTGAACACTCAAACTCAATTGGTGTCTGGCATTATTATTCTTCCTACAATTGTTATTCTTTCGTTTGTTTTATCCAGTTTACTTTTTAAAAGTTTAAAAGAATCCAATGGAAAGTGAATGTAACTTAATAGCAATTAAGTTACATTCAAAACAAAGATAACCCTCGATTGGCTAAATGACCGATCGAGGGTTATTACAGTCGTTAGTGTTAACTTTTTACTAGATTGGAGCTGTTCGTTTGCTCATCTTGGTTCTCATCATATTCTTGCATAAGGGAAGGAACATCTGTCTGAAGAGCTGCAGCTAACGATTTCAAGCTTTTCAAGGTCACATTCTGACTGCCATTTTCAATACGAGATACCACGTTTTGCTTGGTGTGCATACGTGAAGCAACTTCGCTTTGCGTAAGGCCTAAACGATTTCTACGTCGAATGATATTGCGAGCGATTGTATATTCTAATTCACTGTCTGCCCATTCCTTGGCGAATTCCGGATCTTTTAGATTTTCTGCCACGTAGCTTTCCAAAAAGCTCATGTTGAATCCCTCCCTTTTTGTCGTAAATAATCGTCTCGATAGCGTTTGGCGCGCTCGATTTCACCAGTCGGTGTTTTTCCCGTTTTCTTTCGAAAACCATTCAACAAGATGAATTCGCCATTTTCGTAATGAAAATGGAACACGCGAAAGATGTTGCTGCCTAACACCGTCCGGAGTTCATAGATATCCTGATCGATCGGCCTTCTGTGTGGCATCCGAAGCATCGGACCAAACTCTCCCAATAATTGAATGGTGCGTAGTACCTTGGCTTTTTCCTTTGCAGGAAGTGAGTTTAAAAACTCGGCAGCCGGTTCTTCACCATTGTCTTTTTTATATGCATTGACTGTCCATTTTGGCTTTTCCATACACCAAATATAACATATAAGTAATAAAATATCGAGTATGCTAAATAGTTTTCGAATACGACATATGGCTAATTAAGTTACATTCATTCTCAAGTGCCTTGTTTTATTAGGTGTTTAATAGAGTTGATGTTAAGAAAAGGAAGAGAAGAAGAGTGATGGAATAATATGGCTTTCCGTGAAAGGAGATTTCCAATGAAAAAACGCTTAAAAGACGCAATTATCATCGCTATTATGACCTTTGTCGTCTCATTTATCCTGTTCTTTATTCTCTTTGGAGAAATAAGATGGGTGTCACTTATGGGTACAGCTTTAGGTGCTTTTATTGGCAGCTATTTTTTACTTCCTTTACTAAATAAAAGAAACGCAAATTAAGTAAGCTACATCGAAAAATATACATAAAAGAAAGTGTAAGGAGTGTGATTTTTGATGATAAAGTTTGTTCTGATGTTCCTTGGCGTGTGGATCGTGTTAACTCCTCTTTTTCTTCTTTTTGGAGCTGATCCCCGAGATATTTTCAATATCTTTATCGCCACCTTACTAGCCAATATTATTTTATTCACTTATGCAAAAATCCGAAACAAAAGAACCAGTCCGTAAAATAAAGCAACTTTTCTATTGAATGTGAATGTAACATAAGTCTAATTAAGTTACATTCAGAACCCTGATTCTATTGACTTCCCAAGAAAAACGAGCGAAGATAAAAATACAAGAAAAAATGATACATTCAAATCCTTGATTTCATTGCGTTCGCTTTTCCTTGGCGGCGCTCTTTTTCTTTTTCTTAAATTTCTTTAGATAGGTCATTACATTCGCTTTTTCTAGCAATAATTCTTTAGCAGTCAATCGAAAGGAGCTTTTCATGAACAAGCAAACCGAAATCAAAGATGTTCAGCCGATCCGATCGCTCGATCGGATCGAGGACATGAAATGGAGTTTGAAGAAGTGGTGCGGTGAACGGGACTATATGTTGTTTCTTCTCGGCATCAATTCAGGGCTGCGAGTCGGAGACCTCTTAAAGATCAAAGTAAGCGAGATTCAGGGTAAGAGAGTCGTCTCCTTACGTGAAGGCAAGACCGGCAAACGCCGAACGATTCACCTCGGCAACATCTACGACGAACTGAATGCTTATATCGACACGTTAAATGGCTCAGAATGGCTGTTTCCGAGCCGCAAGGGGCAAAACCCCATTACAAGGGTCCAAGCATACCGACAACTCAATAAAGCGGCCCAGATGGCCGATATGCCGGATGGCATCGGCACGCACACGCTGCGCAAGACATTTGGCTACTGACACTATAAGCAATTCAAGGATATTGCCGAGCTGCAGAACATCCTCAACCATGCGCATCCGCAAATTACGTTGCGCTACATTGGCATCACGGCTGAACAGATTGAGAGCAACCTGAAGACGTTTCGATTATAAAACGAAATGCCCTATATTTTTTTCTGGAAAGAGGAAGCTGTTTTTCTAAAAATGAAAAACAGCTCCTTTTATTTCGTTTTGGCTCGTAAGCGATTTCGGCAACTTTTTGGCGTTTTCCGCCAGAATAATGGCTTGATGATGGAGGGAATTATTGGGGTAAATGGGCCGGCTGCTAAACGTGAAAACGTTTGGTTATCGGCTTGATTTTTGGTTTCTGGGACGAGCGATCAGCTACGTGCCGGAAACCTTCTTTTTGGTTTTTGGGGAGGGTCAAGGGAAAGCATTTCCCTTGTGGGTTTGGGCAACGCCCAAGGTCTTTGGGGGATTGGGGGACTCCCCAACAAGCTGTAAATGGGTACCATTTACGAAGCTTGCCAACTCTTTATTATGCTGATATACTCGGAGCACACCAACGAGTAGGAAACATAATTTCAATCGCAGATTGAAAAGGAGGGGCGGTCTTTTTGGGAGAGAACAGGAAAGAGAATCGACAGATTAAATTTCGGGTGAACGACCTCGAATTCCAGAAGCTTGAGCAGATGGCTCAAGCTTCTGGAATGAGTGTGCCGACCTTCTGCAAGAAGCAGGCACAAGGGGCGAGAATGACGCCTCCCAAGATTGATCGGGAGGGGGCGTTTGAGATGGCTCGGCAATTGCGCGCGATTGGAAACAACGTCAATCAGTTGTCCAAACGGGCCAATGAGGGGGTTGCGGTTCCGAAAGAGGACGTGCAGCGCATAGAGAAGGAGTTGCAGGCGTTATGGCAACAATTCAACTCGGCAATACAAAAGTAGCGACGAAACTGATTTCCTATGCCGAAAAGCGCGCGAAAGAACGGAGTGGAGTGGATTGCCCGGCAGAATATGCCAAGGCGCAATTTAAAGCCACCAGAGAGCTCTGGGGCAAGACAGAAGGCATTCAGGCTCATCACGTCATTCAATCGTTTAAACCAGGCGAAGTGACGGCTAAAACGGCCAACGAAATCGGCCAAGACTTAGCCCGCAACATTGCCAAGGGCCATGAAGCAGTCGTGTATACGCATACCGACAAAGACCACATTCACAATCACATTGTCATTAATGCCGTCAGTTTCGAGAATGGCAGCAAATATCAATCATCCAAAAAAGACTTGTACAAGATTCGGGAACAAAGTGACCAACTTTGTTTGGCCAAAGGCTTGTCGATCGTCAAAGAACCCACGGCCCAGATTCGCTATACCCTTGCAGAAAAAGCATTGCTAGAAAAAGGGAAAGACAGCTGGAAAGATGAGATTCGGGAAAGCATCGACAGCATCAAAGGCCAGGCGACCAGCCTGCCAGATCTAGCCCATCAATTAAAAGCGCAGTTTGGCATTGAAACCAAAATCACCAATAAAAACATCAGCTTCAAGCACCCGGATTTTGAACGGTTTGTTCGGGGAACAAAACTAGGCTTGGCTTATGAAAAGGAGACGTTGACGCATGAGTTTGAAAGACAAATTGAACGAGGTCAAGAGCGAGGAAGCGCCAGTCTATCAGACGCAGCCTCTGCCGAACTCGAACGAACTGGAAAAACTGATGAAGGAAACGAACGAACTCAACACCCTGATGAAAAGCTACATTCGGGTTCACATGGACAAGGACGGGACCAGTCAAATGACGTTGGACAACGAACTGGCCAAAATCACGAAAGTCAGTCAGGAAGTGCAGGAACAGATGATTTCGATTTTGAAAGCGCTCGAGAGCACGCAGCGCGATTACGGGAATCAGCTTCTGCAGCACTTGGAGACTGGCAAGAGCGAGATGGCAGCGAACAACGAAACGACCGTCCAGAAAATGGGCGAGATCGAGGGCATGTTGGACAACAGCATGAACCAGCTGAATCGCAGAATGAACGAAAACATGAAAGACCTCGAGACAAAGAGCGCGACCTTGGCCCAGAGCGTTAGAAAAAGCGCCTTACTCAGCTACTGGTCAGATGTCGCTAAATACGGCTTAGGAACGGCTGTATTCATCGTGCCCGTTTATCTAGTAATCAAGTTCCTTTTCTCCCTTATGGGCGTAGAAATGCCTTAAAACCGAGTTTCACCCCTCTTTCATGTCGAATAAAGGCATGCAAGGGGGATTTTTTCGTTTACTTAGACCACTTGAAGCGTTTAATCGCTTACCCTCGATCTTCTAACCAGTTATAAAAAGGCACTTTTGGTGTTTTTGGCTGCTGTACAGGTAGTTTTGGAGACAATAAATACCGCTGATTGACCATTCCATCACTGAAAACAGCCACGATATTGCGTATTTCCACCCCATTCACCATATTAATCGCCATTTTATTGAGTAATTGAATGGCTCGAAGCACTTTTTTCTCGTCACAGTCCATCCCAACCCGTAAAGCAATCGTTCCAGCAACGGTTTTAATGGAGTTAGGAAACGGAAACGCCATAATTTCATCAAATAGCATAAGTTGGTATTCGTTTGCTCGATATGCCTGCAATTTTTCACGTATTTTTTCTTGGTTTTGGTTTGAATCTTGCACATCATTTTCAATAGCTTGCTGTATACTATCTCTTTCTTGTAGTGAATTAAAAGAGTTAATATGGTTAGAACTCGTTTTTTGCCCCTTCGCGCTTACAGCTTCAACAGGTTCAGCGTTTTGAAGAGGTGCAACTAGAGGTGCAGAAGGAGGTGCAATTGCATCCGATACAGGCAGTGAATCAAGGAAGAAAACCTCCTTTAAAATTTGGTGGAAGTTCGGGTGTTCTTTGTATACGAAAATGTATTTCCCTGCCTTGTCGTCTGCCAGTCTGGCGACCACCAGTTGATCCGTTTGCTTAATCGAAGCAACAGCGCTTTTAACCGTACGAACCGAGCAATTAACCTTTTCTGCCAGTTTATCGGCCCCAATTTTGCAAATGCCAGTACCACTCAATAAATAAATGATTTCATCCAACACTTGTTTTCGTTTATTTGGAAACAGTTGGCCAAAACTTTTGCCCATCTCGAAAACTTTCTCTTCAATCGTGGAAAGGATGGTTTCTTTGCGGATCTTATTGCAGTAACCACCTTGGAAAAAACGTTGTACGTCCTGGTTATAAGCAGTTAAAAGTGTCATTGAGATTTCTCCTTTTCAGGAACAGAAAAAGACACCGTTTCCCGATAAAGATAAGGGGAAACAGTGTCTTTTTTTACTCAGATTAACTTAAATTAAGTTAAAGCGAATAGTTTTCCTTGAAACTTACTGCATTACCTCGTAAAATAAGAGGTACGAAACAGGAAGTGACAAAGAACTTCGACAAGTGTTTTCCTACTCTGAATAGGGAGACGGTTACAGGGTGCTTCCAACACCACTGTAACAGTTGAGGTTCTTTTTCCGTTCATATTCTAATTACTGACAATTCTACAGATAAATTTTTCGCAAAGCAACAGCAAATAAGAGGATTTCAAAAATGCGTTAAGTCACGATACATAGAACGAACCGCACCAAAGAACCACTTTAAACTCAAACAAGACAACCAGATCAATTCAAAAACACCCTTTTGGGGTGTTTTTTTATAAGCGATTACTTAAAGAAACGATTCCAAAATCCTTTTTTTGATTCTTCTACTGGTTTGGCTGCCTCTTCTTCATCCATCTTTTTTTCTAAAAATAAGGGAGCTTTATTTTCTAGCGATTCTTTAATAAAGCGATTTTGATCCTCTAGTTTTTGAATAAGTAGGGTATTAAACTCTTCTTGCTTTGCTAATTTTTGATTCACTTCAGTTAAAACTCTTTTTAGCTCCGCCACGTCTTCAGTAGTTGCTAAAGGCCGCGCAGACTGAATTTCTTCAGTTTCTCCGTGCTTATTATCATTAATAACTACGGGAAACTCACTTCTTAACACGTCAGTTAGACCTGTAGTCTCATAGCCAGCATCGTATAGCGCTTTGATTCTTACTAAGACAGGAATTGCAGTCGCTTTGTATTTTTTGGCGCGATTGCCACCTTTACTGATGAAGTAAAGGTGAAACTTCGTTATATATCTTCTTAAA contains these protein-coding regions:
- a CDS encoding type II toxin-antitoxin system RelE/ParE family toxin gives rise to the protein MEKPKWTVNAYKKDNGEEPAAEFLNSLPAKEKAKVLRTIQLLGEFGPMLRMPHRRPIDQDIYELRTVLGSNIFRVFHFHYENGEFILLNGFRKKTGKTPTGEIERAKRYRDDYLRQKGRDST
- a CDS encoding cytosolic protein, which produces MGKSFGQLFPNKRKQVLDEIIYLLSGTGICKIGADKLAEKVNCSVRTVKSAVASIKQTDQLVVARLADDKAGKYIFVYKEHPNFHQILKEVFFLDSLPVSDAIAPPSAPLVAPLQNAEPVEAVSAKGQKTSSNHINSFNSLQERDSIQQAIENDVQDSNQNQEKIREKLQAYRANEYQLMLFDEIMAFPFPNSIKTVAGTIALRVGMDCDEKKVLRAIQLLNKMAINMVNGVEIRNIVAVFSDGMVNQRYLLSPKLPVQQPKTPKVPFYNWLEDRG
- a CDS encoding MerR family transcriptional regulator yields the protein MDEWYTVGELAEKTGIAEPTLRRYITKFHLYFISKGGNRAKKYKATAIPVLVRIKALYDAGYETTGLTDVLRSEFPVVINDNKHGETEEIQSARPLATTEDVAELKRVLTEVNQKLAKQEEFNTLLIQKLEDQNRFIKESLENKAPLFLEKKMDEEEAAKPVEESKKGFWNRFFK
- a CDS encoding plasmid mobilization protein, which produces MGENRKENRQIKFRVNDLEFQKLEQMAQASGMSVPTFCKKQAQGARMTPPKIDREGAFEMARQLRAIGNNVNQLSKRANEGVAVPKEDVQRIEKELQALWQQFNSAIQK
- a CDS encoding relaxase/mobilization nuclease domain-containing protein is translated as MATIQLGNTKVATKLISYAEKRAKERSGVDCPAEYAKAQFKATRELWGKTEGIQAHHVIQSFKPGEVTAKTANEIGQDLARNIAKGHEAVVYTHTDKDHIHNHIVINAVSFENGSKYQSSKKDLYKIREQSDQLCLAKGLSIVKEPTAQIRYTLAEKALLEKGKDSWKDEIRESIDSIKGQATSLPDLAHQLKAQFGIETKITNKNISFKHPDFERFVRGTKLGLAYEKETLTHEFERQIERGQERGSASLSDAASAELERTGKTDEGNERTQHPDEKLHSGSHGQGRDQSNDVGQRTGQNHESQSGSAGTDDFDFESAREHAARLRESASAALGDWQERDGSEQRNDRPENGRDRGHVGQQHEPAESQNERKHERPRDKERDLGPER
- a CDS encoding helix-turn-helix domain-containing protein, with product MSFLESYVAENLKDPEFAKEWADSELEYTIARNIIRRRNRLGLTQSEVASRMHTKQNVVSRIENGSQNVTLKSLKSLAAALQTDVPSLMQEYDENQDEQTNSSNLVKS